Sequence from the Maribacter aquivivus genome:
CATTTGCCTTAATGGTATGTGACCCATTTAAATCTAATTCACTTAGACCAAAACAATCGGTATGTGTTTCATTGAAAATCGTATTCAATGTATGTGTATCAGATGAATTTATAGTTTTAGGCGACACCTTCCATCTTTTTAATGCCTCTTCATAAGTACAACCATCATAATGAAAACAATCTAGCATATTTTGCTCCCCTACCCCTTGGTGTATTAATTCATCAGAAATTGTTAATCCTGCGGGAGTAACCTTTTCTACCCGCATGGTATAATCTGTAGGTTCTTGAACTTCCATTAAAAAGCAACCACTACCAATGGCGTGTGGCACACCCCCATAAATCATATAAGCATCACCTGGGTTAACTTCTATCTTATGCAGACTGTTAAGCATTCCCTCAATATCTTGATTCGCAAAAAGTGTTTCCCATTGAGCTCTTGTAACACCTTCTTTAAAGCCCATATAAATGACACTTTTCTCGCCATTTATTTCCCTCTTATTTAAAACGTACCATGACTCAGTTTTACCAAAAGCGGAATTCAACATCGTCTTTGCATAATCTTTATCTGGGTGCACCTGTATCGTTAATCTTTCTTTAGAATCGAGCATTTTAATCAAGACCCCTGTAGTGCCAAATTTTTCAGCTAATGCTTTACCTAGATATAATTCTTTGTTAGATGCCACTAATTCTTTTAAGGAATGCGTACCAGACGGAGTTTCAACAAGAGAGAGCCCTTCGTTTTCTGGTCTGCCGTTCCCTCTTGCAGTTACGGTAGACATAATCCATTCTTCTGGCATGCTACCATCTAGTTCTGGCGTATCTTTTTTCCATTTATCAATTAGTGCTCCACCTTCATAAGTTCGCCATACTCTGTTAGAAAATTGTTTTAAAGGTATATACGCGTATTGCTCAAAATCAGTATTCATAATAATGTATTAATGTTCATTAAAAATCATAGAAATCAATGAAAATCAAAATGTTGAATTCATTAATTTTAATATAAAACCAAATGACTTTTTGAAAATTTAGAGAGGAAAACCGTTCAAATCTAGCAATTTATATATGAATTTTGACAAAAAAAATGCTCTAAATAGCTTAAAAAATTCCATTTTAAAAAACACTTCATTTGTTAACAAAATACCATATCCTCAATATTCATAGTACTTAAAAGAGGAATTCAAAAAATTTACTAAGCTCAAAGTTGTTAAAATGTATATTTCTCTTTTTTTAACGAATAAATAACATATATTTGGTAAACCAAATTGGATAACCAGTTTGGAAAACCAAAATAATATTTTACTCAAATTATTATCGAACTTAATTTTAATTTAAACTCAATGACAAAAAACAAATTAAAACATTTACTAAAAACATCTTAATTATCAGATAAGAATATTATTAAACTGTTTACGCAAACTTTTAAATAAAAGAATTACAAAGTGTAACAGACTAAAAATGAAACAAAACTCAATTTTCATTTTAGAATGCTTTAATCAGACTTTAATTAGTCGAACTTAAATTAACATAACAAGACTACAAATGAATTTAAAAACAAAATTAGGATTAGTGATGATGTTGTTATTCAACATATCATTATTCGCACAAGACGGTTATAACTTGACCGGTACGGTAACAGATGAGACAAGTATGCCAGTACCAGGTGCAAATGTTGTTATACAAAATACAACTACAGGTACTTCTACAGATTTTGACGGTAATTTCTCTATCACAGTTTCTAACGGAGATGTTTTAGAGTTTTCTTCAATAGGATACGCTACTAAAGCAGTTAACATTACAGGTCAACAAACTTTAAACGTTGTTCTTGCCGAAGATGCAAGTCAACTTGAAGAGGTTGTTGTAGTAGGTTACGGTTCTCAGAAAA
This genomic interval carries:
- a CDS encoding type I phosphomannose isomerase catalytic subunit translates to MNTDFEQYAYIPLKQFSNRVWRTYEGGALIDKWKKDTPELDGSMPEEWIMSTVTARGNGRPENEGLSLVETPSGTHSLKELVASNKELYLGKALAEKFGTTGVLIKMLDSKERLTIQVHPDKDYAKTMLNSAFGKTESWYVLNKREINGEKSVIYMGFKEGVTRAQWETLFANQDIEGMLNSLHKIEVNPGDAYMIYGGVPHAIGSGCFLMEVQEPTDYTMRVEKVTPAGLTISDELIHQGVGEQNMLDCFHYDGCTYEEALKRWKVSPKTINSSDTHTLNTIFNETHTDCFGLSELDLNGSHTIKANGSFFVAVIYFGEGTIVCGGKEYSFAQGDEIFFSAAIEEVEFKSTIESKILLCYPPK